The Coffea arabica cultivar ET-39 chromosome 9e, Coffea Arabica ET-39 HiFi, whole genome shotgun sequence genome has a window encoding:
- the LOC113709488 gene encoding ABC transporter G family member 23-like, translating into MASCFQPQGLNVEEDSAILFSTSDSPGGLSSISTRCSSSSFHHSPPTDPSKQSYELRLRKLSYTIYKNGSFFFGKMKKTKPISILKSVSFTARSSEILAVVGPSGTGKSSLLRVISGRVRNKEFKPKSVFINGYAITNTAQLRKICGFVAQDDDLLPLLTVKETLMFSADFRLKEMSTREKEERVDGLMVELGLVHVADGFVGDEENRGISGGERKRVSIGVELIHDPSILLLDEPTSGLDSTSALQVIELLSSMAKSKQRTILLSIHQPSYRMFEYISNFLILSGGTVAHNGSLESLEETINRLGFQIPVQLNALEFSMEIMNALEKSGSETTDDLLINSEDEMWRKDVGRGLFQPPVDQYGVKGGFFIRNMYEIMVLCSRFLKIIYRTKQLLLARTMQALVGGFGLGTVYLKVRNDAGGVAERLGLFAFSLSFLLSSTVEALPIYLQERRVLMKEASRGAYKVSSYMIANTLIFLPFLFLVAILFSVPVYWLVGLNPSISAFAFFVFMVWLIVLMASSLVLFLSAISPDFISGNSLICTVLGAFFLFSGYFIPKECIPKYWLFMYYVSLYRYPLDSLLTNEYWSLRSECFSWSNATQDYSTKCVLTGNDVLKGRGLERDTRWINVGIMLGFFVFYRVLCWVILARKVAKTTI; encoded by the coding sequence ATGGCGTCATGCTTCCAACCGCAAGGACTAAACGTGGAAGAAGATTCAGCCATACTATTCTCCACTTCTGATTCACCAGGAGGATTATCATCCATCAGCACTCGATGTTCTTCATCATCATTCCATCATTCACCACCAACAGATCCATCCAAACAATCCTATGAACTCAGGTtaaggaaactttcctatactatttacaaaaatgggtcttttttctttggaaaaatgaagaaaactaAGCCCATTAGTATTCTGAAATCAGTCTCTTTCACTGCAAGAAGCTCTGAGATATTAGCAGTTGTTGGACCGAGTGGCACTGGTAAATCTTCCCTTCTTCGAGTCATCTCAGGGAGGGTCAGGAACAAGGAATTCAAACCAAAAAGTGTGTTTATTAATGGCTATGCGATTACTAACACTGCTCAGCTGAGGAAAATATGCGGTTTTGTGGCTCAAGATGATGATCTGCTGCCTCTTCTTACTGTCAAGGAGACACTGATGTTTAGTGCTGATTTTCGACTCAAGGAAATGAGTAcgagagaaaaggaagagagagTTGATGGATTGATGGTGGAACTTGGACTTGTTCATGTTGCTGATGGATTTGTAGGAGATGAAGAGAACCGTGGGATATCAGgcggagaaagaaagagagtcTCAATTGGAGTTGAATTGATTCATGATCCATCAATATTACTGCTTGATGAGCCAACTTCAGGACTGGATAGCACTTCAGCACTTCAGGTGATCGAGTTGCTTTCGTCTATGGCAAAATCAAAGCAGAGAACTATACTTTTGTCCATCCACCAGCCTAGTTATCGAATGTTTGAGTATATATCGAATTTCTTGATCCTTTCTGGTGGAACTGTTGCCCATAATGGTTCGCTAGAATCACTTGAGGAGACTATAAACAGATTGGGATTTCAAATTCCTGTGCAGTTAAATGCACTTGAATTTTCCATGGAGATCATGAATGCACTTGAGAAATCAGGCTCTGAAACTACTGATGATCTCTTGATTAATTCAGAGGATGAAATGTGGCGAAAAGATGTTGGTAGAGGTCTATTTCAACCTCCTGTTGATCAATATGGAGTAAAAGGCGGATTTTTTATCAGAAACATGTATGAAATTATGGTACTTTGTTCTCGATTTTTGAAGATAATATACAGAACAAAGCAGCTGTTACTTGCGAGAACCATGCAAGCTCTTGTTGGAGGATTTGGGTTGGGAACTGTATATCTAAAAGTGCGGAACGATGCAGGAGGAGTCGCAGAAAGGTTAGGCCTATTTGCTTTTAGTCTtagctttcttctttcttccacaGTTGAAGCACTTCCAATATATCTTCAAGAAAGACGAGTCCTGATGAAAGAAGCTTCAAGAGGTGCCTACAAAGTTTCTTCTTACATGATCGCAAACACACTTATCTTCCTTCCCTTTCTATTCCTCGTCGCGATTCTCTTCTCAGTTCCTGTATACTGGCTCGTGGGGCTTAACCCTTCAATTTCTGCTTTTGCATTCTTCGTTTTCATGGTTTGGCTCATTGTTCTGATGGCTAGCTCCTTGGTTCTCTTCCTTAGTGCCATTTCTCCAGACTTCATCTCAGGGAACTCTCTGATTTGTACAGTTCTTGgtgcttttttcttgttctCTGGCTACTTCATCCCAAAAGAGTGCATTCCAAAGTATTGGCTCTTCATGTACTATGTTTCCTTATACAGATATCCTCTGGATTCCCTTCTTACAAATGAATATTGGAGTTTGAGAAGTGAATGTTTTTCTTGGAGCAATGCTACTCAAGATTACAGTACCAAATGTGTACTTACAGGAAATGATGTTTTGAAAGGCAGAGGACTTGAGAGGGATACAAGGTGGATCAATGTTGGGATCATGTTAGGCTTCTTTGTATTTTATAGAGTGCTTTGTTGGGTAATTCTTGCAAGAAAGGTTGCAAAGACCACAATATGA